A single Anopheles arabiensis isolate DONGOLA chromosome 2, AaraD3, whole genome shotgun sequence DNA region contains:
- the LOC120908557 gene encoding diacylglycerol kinase eta encodes MAAAVQGSPRTGDESSESENETEPAKIFHRKLSTKKDVKSATAVKEGYLMKQTWSFQRWRRRYFRLKGHKLYYAKDSKSDLFDEIDLSNLCFAECSTKNANHSFQLITPTRSLVLCAESRREMEDWLQALKAASAREFFEPGPPDQHDFLSGHHHWYATSHARPTYCNVCREALSGVTSHGLSCEVCKCKVHKRCAAKAISNCKWTTLASVGKDIIEDSDGNIVMPHQWMEGNLPVSSKCLVCDKTCGSVMRLQDWRCLWCRSTVHTACRPQSPNSCPLGPARVSMVPPTSLHSIGLDEAWDVCKPHGSFSPLLVFVNSKSGDNQGVKFLRRFKQLLNPAQVFDLISSGPGLGLRLFRHFDPFRILICSGDGSVGWVLSEIDHLNMQKQCQIAVLPLGTGNDLARVLGWGSSCDDDAHLPQLLERYEKASTKMLDRWSVMVFERDIGIASTRTPKMSISHYPDPLLSQYEDSALWHLQSIVYNEDTQMMIQSTRILCETVNDFIARVRETSSEEEQLSVKCDILRQKLGMLLDTLKDEEAGLHGDDELFRTLKEIAQKSASERPIDTKTIEKNEKDKLNSKERISRIDRRSEKEALLCRANSLKRAIHEVVEMSEKIIPYAPQKRLSVPMNTLRATASSSDNSVNTSPATLPPPPTGMMSPSVSTSRLTCISPLPDMRRDSMDEHFFSTLNLPVPKQFADGGSRRSSGVPESYRISSIEELEENSVHTEPKLADRILEPPIEGESEMATDNQGKDQDDTLNQKSTTTTTSDSQSTTAPYDFSFESDTKTVKFDLDPNSAFERLGFKPFKKTIEQHHQQQQQQLGGDGQSHRTEGGGGGYLQFQPIEVYERNYYRTHAQRLGVGGAGKAGLAGGSGEATSAKAGASCNMLQVPTICIPSLEKPPENIYFSENITIIDTDMPERSSSDEVPGDGSDILSAISNEECSVTSEILDRQSDNNSQVHVGDIIQDLDNDRFSHIDSPETSDTTEALHGESLMDDISSVLGQDLLGALQDNTITEDTTTLCTLEHTKRRSFKGKRTVAAASEPVELDQCGFENRVFDIDNRCDDQKVKEPRFCSLAKFVEGNDIARKSFKRPHRGGAVRNLGPPRYANRLSVGENEYENIKSFARNLLPVHGSPSDVSVSETDTVRSSGFEYRKLVSAANAEDEDGSLPDDELGERSLSENEESRPQHRAHADDDEEGEEDDEEEEEEEEEEEEDEEKEEEDEDGDESLLGRDDEHEKDDRSEKSFQLPCIPTINVVVEPPSPAISDELRSLRVPDIRRHSEHTPNLLAPREIDINRRHSNNNPNLLGFDSEHIRFLNCSPAASRRISSGSLLFKPEGLGSSKSNIFSSNLGLFGTDKDAEERKKEEKEERVKKLPIINPLVRLPSWPNVSTGTGFISKCLLANADTLCAAVSPLMDPDETLLEGYYEKAVMNNYFGIGIDAKISLDFHNKREEHPEKCRSRAKNYMWYGVLGSKQWLQKTYKNLEQKVQLECDGQRIPLPSLQGIVVLNIPSFMGGTNFWGSKKEDDCFLAQSFDDRILEVVAVFGSVQMAASRLINLQHHRIAQCQSVQINILGEECVPIQVDGEAWLQPPGMIRIIHKNRVQMLCRNRSLEVSLKSWQEKQRQHSISIAREQPSTASEHHVAPSEDMFSERETYLLLNFIECVSTLVKWVKFLIISHPSLQPNLYVVASKTADALESIHPGGKIIEGPNLRRQLTQLVRCARQLYEDTCELLRERSHSLILREDLETKLSVSLANMEMELGKCSLQQSSDTGETKVYLNVLAPNEEIDHRKKQKPFWLRFRSGHSSHHSPALSGAGPKAAGTTSRETVSNWGVGEVVTWLEAMQLAEYVDSFIKNDIRGKELLTLARRDLKDLGVTKVGHVKRILQAIKDLGAG; translated from the exons AGTGATCTTTTCGATGAAATCGACCTCTCCAACCTGTGCTTCGCCGAGTGCAGTACGAAGAATGCTAACCATAGCTTCCAG ctaATTACACCGACCCGTTCGCTAGTGCTGTGTGCTGAATCACGTCGAGAGATGGAAGACTGGCTGCAGGCACTGAAAGCCGCTTCGGCGCGGGAATTTTTCGAGCCGGGACCACCCGATCAGCACGATTTCCTCTCCGGGCATCATCACTG GTATGCCACATCCCACGCCCGCCCGACGTACTGCAACGTGTGCCGGGAGGCACTGTCCGGCGTCACCTCCCACGGGCTGTCCTGCGAGGTGTGCAAATGCAAGGTGCATAAGCGCTGCGCCGCCAAAGCAATATCCAACTGCAAATGGACAACGCTCGCCAGCGTCGGCAAGGACATCATCGAGGACAGCGATGGG AACATCGTGATGCCGCACCAGTGGATGGAGGGCAATCTGCCCGTCTCGTCCAAGTGTCTGGTGTGCGACAAGACGTGCGGGTCGGTTATGCGGCTGCAGGACTGGCGCTGCCTCTGGTGTCGCTCGACGGTGCATACGGCCTGCCGGCCCCAGTCACCCAACTCGTGCCCGCTCGGGCCGGCCCGCGTCTCCATGGTGCCGCCGACATCGCTCCACTCGATCGGGCTGGACGAGGCGTGGGACGTTTGCAAGCCGCACGGCAGCTTCTCGCCCCTGCTCGTGTTTGTCAACTCAAAGTCGGGCGACAATCAGGGCGTAAAGTTTCTGCGCCGCTTCAAGCAACTTCTCAACCCGGCCCAAGTGTTTGATCTCATCTCGAGCGGTCCGGGCCTCGGGCTGCGCCTGTTTCGCCATTTCGATCCGTTCCGCATACTGATCTGCTCCGGTGACGGGTCCGTCGGCTGGGTGCTCAGCGAGATCGACCATCTAAACATGCAA AAACAATGCCAAATAGCAGTGCTTCCGCTGGGGACGGGTAACGATCTGGCACGCGTCCTTGGCTGGGGCAGCTCCTGCGACGACGACGCGCACCTACCGCAGCTGCTGGAGCGATACGAGAAGGCTAGCACGAAAATGCTCGACAG ATGGAGTGTGATGGTTTTCGAGCGCGACATTGGCATCGCCTCGACACGCACGCCCAAGATGTCGATCTCGCACTATCCGGACCCGCTGCTCTCCCAGTACGAGGACAGTGCGCTGTGGCATCTGCAGTCAATTGTCTACAACGAAGACACACAAATGATGATACAATCGACGAGAATCCTGTGCGAAACGGTCAATGACTTTATTGCTAGAGTAAGAGAAACCAGCTCGGAAGAGGAGCAATTAAGCGTCAAATGTGATATTTTAAG ACAAAAGTTAGGAATGTTATTAGATACTCTGAAGGATGAGGAAGCTGGTCTTCATGGTGACGACGAATTATTTAGAACACTGAAAGAAATTGCTCAAAAAAGTGCCTCAGAAAGACCAATAGATAC AAAAACCATAGAGAAAAACGAGAAAGACAAACTGAATTCCAAAGAGCGCATCAGTAGAATAGACCGTCGTTCGGAAAAGGAGGCACTTTTATGCCGGGCCAACAGCCTCAAGCGAGCAATACATGAAGTGGTGGAGATGAGCGAAAAGATCATACCGTACGCACCACAGAAGCGCCTTTCGGTACCTATGAACACACTACGAG CCACCGCTTCCTCATCGGATAATTCAGTGAACACGTCGCCGGCCACGCTGCCACCACCGCCCACCGGCATGATGTCGCCGTCGGTGTCGACGTCACGGCTGACCTGCATCTCACCGCTGCCCGACATGCGGCGCGACTCGATGGATGAGCACTTCTTCAGCACGCTGAACCTGCCCGTCCCGAAACAGTTCGCCGACGGTGGCAGCCGGCGCAGCTCGGGCGTCCCGGAGTCGTACCGCATCTCGAGCATCGAGGAGCTGGAGGAGAACAGCGTGCACACGGAGCCGAAGCTGGCCGACCGCATTCTGGAGCCGCCGATCGAGGGCGAGTCCGAGATGGCGACCGACAACCAGGGCAAGGATCAGGACGACACGCTGAACCAAAAgtcgaccaccaccaccacgtccGATTCGCAGTCGACGACGGCACCGTACGACTTTTCGTTCGAGTCCGACACGAAGACGGTCAAGTTCGATCTCGATCCGAACAGTGCGTTCGAGCGGCTCGGCTTCAAACCGTTCAAGAAAACAATCGAAcaacaccatcagcagcaacagcagcagctggggGGTGATGGACAGTCTCATCGCACCgaaggcggcggcggcggctatCTGCAGTTTCAGCCGATCGAAGTGTACGAACGCAACTACTACCGTACCCATGCGCAGCGGCTGGGTGTCGGTGGGGCAGGGAAAGCCGGGCTGGCTGGTGGTTCGGGCGAGGCAACGTCGGCGAAAGCGGGCGCATCGTGCAACATGCTGCAGGTGCCTACGATCTGCATTCCCAGCCTGGAGAAACCACCGGAAAACATCTACTTCAGCGAAAACATTACCATCATCGATACAGATATGCCG GAGCGTTCGTCCTCCGATGAGGTCCCGGGCGATGGCAGTGATATTCTTTCAGCAATAAGCAACGAAGAATGTAGCGTCACGTCGGAGATACTGGACAGACAATCAGACAACAACTCGCAGGTTCATGTGGGTGACATTATACag GATCTGGACAACGATCGCTTCAGCCATATCGATTCGCCGGAAACGAGCGACACGACGGAAGCCCTGCACGGCGAAAGCCTAATGGACGACATCAGCTCGGTGCTGGGGCAGGATTTGCTGGGCGCCCTGCAGGACAACACCATCACGGAGGACACGACCACACTCTGCACGCTCGAGCACACCAAGCGGCGAAGCTTCAAGGGCAAGCGCACCGTCGCCGCCGCGTCCGAGCCGGTCGAGCTCGACCAGTGCGGGTTCGAGAACCGCGTCTTCGACATCGACAATCGGTGCGACGACCAGAAGGTGAAGGAACCACGGTTCTGCAGCCTGGCCAAGTTTGTCGAGGGCAACGACATTGCGCGTAAAAGCTTCAAGCGTCCGCACCGTGGCGGTGCCGTGCGTAACCTCGGCCCACCACGGTACGCCAACCGGCTGTCGGTCGGCGAGAACGAGTACgaaaacatcaaaagcttTGCGCGCAACCTGCTGCCGGTGCACGGTTCCCCGTCCGACGTGTCCGTGTCTGAGACGGACACCGTGCGGTCGTCCGGCTTCGAGTACCGGAAGCTGGTGTCGGCGGCGAACGCGGAAGATGAGGACGGAAGCCTGCCGGACGATGAGCTCGGCGAGCGGTCGTTGAGCGAGAACGAGGAGTCGCGGCCGCAGCATCGCGCCCACGCGGATGACGATGAAGAGGGCGAGGAAGACgatgaggaggaagaggaggaagaggaggaggaagaggaggatgaagagaaggaggaagaggaTGAGGACGGGGACGAGAGTTTGCTCGGGCGGGACGATGAGCACGAGAAGGACGACCGTAGCGAGAAAAGCTTCCAGCTGCCGTGCATTCCCACGATCAACGTGGTGGTGGAGCCGCCCTCGCCGGCCATCAGCGACGAGCTGCGGTCGCTGCGCGTGCCGGACATACGGCGCCACTCGGAGCATACGCCGAACCTGCTGGCGCCGCGCGAAATCGACATCAATCGGCGCCACTCGAACAACAACCCGAACCTGCTCGGGTTCGACTCGGAGCACATCCGCTTCCTGAACTGCTCGCCGGCCGCGTCACGGCgcatcagcagcggcagcctGCTGTTCAAGCCGGAGGGTTTGGGCAGCTCGAAGAGCAACATCTTCAGCTCCAACCTGGGCCTGTTCGGGACGGACAAGGATgcggaagagagaaagaaggaggaaaaggaggagcgCGTGAAGAAGCTGCCCATCATCAATCCGCTCGTCCGGTTGCCGTCCTGGCCGA ACGTAAGCACCGGTACGGGCTTCATATCGAAGTGCTTGCTGGCGAACGCAGACACGCTGTGTGCCGCGGTTAGCCCGCTGATGGATCCGGACGAAACGCTGCTGGAGGGGTACTACGAGAAGGCGGTCATGAACAACTACTTCGGCATCGGTATCGATGCGAAGATTTCGCTCGACTTCCACAACAAGCGCGAGGAGCACCCGGAGAAGTGCCGGTCGCGGGCCAAGAACTACATGTGGTACGGCGTGCTCGGCTCGAAGCAGTGGCTGCAGAAGACGTACAAAAACCTCGAGCAGAAGGTGCAGCTCGAGTGCGACGGGCAGCGCATCCCGCTGCCGTCGCTGCAGGGCATTGTGGTGCTGAACATACCGAGCTTCATGGGCGGTACGAACTTCTGGGGCAGCAAGAAGGAGGACGACTGCTTCCTGGCGCAGAGCTTCGACGACCGCATCCTGGAGGTGGTGGCCGTGTTCGGCTCGGTGCAGATGGCCGCCTCGCGGCTTATCAACCTGCAGCACCACCGGATAGCCCAGTGCCAGAGCGTGCAGATCAACATCCTTG GCGAAGAGTGCGTGCCGATACAGGTGGACGGTGAGGCGTGGCTGCAGCCGCCCGGCATGATACGCATCATACACAAGAACCGGGTGCAGATGCTGTGCCGCAACCGCAGCCTGGAGGTGTCGCTGAAGAGCTGGCAGGAGAAGCAGCGCCAGCACAGCATCAGCATCGCGCGGGAGCAACCGTCGACCGCGTCCGAGCATCACGTTGCGCCGTCTGAGGACATGTTCTCCGAGCGCGAGACGTACCTGCTGCTGAACTTTATCGAGTGCGTCAGCACGCTCGTGAAGTGGGTGAAGTTTCTGATCATCTCGCACCCATCGCTGCAGCCGAACCTGTACGTGGTGGCGTCGAAGACGGCGGACGCGCTGGAGTCGATCCACCCGGGGGGCAAAATCATCGAGGGACCAAACCTTCGCCGACAGCTGACCCAGTTG GTTCGTTGCGCCCGGCAGCTGTACGAGGACACGTGCGAGCTGTTGCGCGAGCGCAGCCACAGCCTGATACTGCGCGAAGATCTGGAAACCAAGCTGAGCGTGTCGCTCGCCAACATGGAGATGGAGCTGGGCAAGTGCTCGCTGCAGCAGTCGTCCGATACGGGCGAAACGAAGGTGTATCTGAACGTGCTAGCCCCGAACGAGGAGATCGATCATCGCAAGAAGCAGAAACCGTTCTGGTTGCGGTTCCGCAGCGGGCACAGCTCGCACCACAGCCCCGCCCTGAGCGGTGCCGGCCCGAAAGCGGCCGGCACTACGTCGCGCGAAACCGTCAGCAACTGGGGGGTGGGTGAGGTCGTCACCTGGCTGGAGGCGATGCAGCTGGCCGAGTACGTGGACAGCTTCATCAAGAACGACATACGCGGCAAGGAGCTGCTAACGCTGGCGCGCCGCGATCTGAAGGACCTGGGCGTGACCAAGGTGGGCCATGTGAAGCGCATTTTGCAGGCGATCAAAGATCTTGGAGCAGGATAG